Part of the Olsenella profusa DSM 13989 genome, TGATCGCAGGCCCCGGGCCTGCTCGCGAGGCGGTTGGCGCTCTCGCCCTTGCCCTTCGTCCGGGGTGTCGACACCTCGCAGGGCCCCAGCCCGAACCCCGCCTCCCTGGCGAGCCGCCACGCGCGCTCGGACTTGACGTGCCTGCCGCCGACGAAGGTGACGAGCGCCCCCATGTCGTCGGTGATGGCCTCCCCGGGCATGCCGCCGAAGCGCACGAGCGTCGCCAGGAGGCATGCCAGCAGGTCATCTTCCGTACGCGTGCGCGAGCAGATGAGGCGGTGGTCGCGCGAGTGGCCGAGCGCGGCGGAGAACACGCTGAACTCGAAGACCTCGCCGTTGACGTCGACCATCCGCAGGCTCTCCTTCCAGTCGAACTGCATCTGGCGCTCCGGCGGCGTCCCGAACCTCGGGCGCGCTTCCGGCTCGGGCGCGCCAGCGCGCCCTATGCCGTGCGAGCGGCAGCACTTCGTGAACGGCCCGCACTCCGGCAGGCTCGCCTCCGGGTGACGGTCGGGCAGGAACTCGTGGATCGCCCTCTCCGTGATCCCCGGGAGCGCCGCCTCCTGCTCCATCACGCCCCTGAACCCGTCGAACGCACTCTCCTCGCCTCGCCTGCGGTCCTCGGTCCCCTCTCCCCGGCTCCGGCGCCCTGCCACCGTCCGCCCGTGCGGCCCACACTTCCTTCCTATCTGCGCGAGGTGGGGCCTCACGCCGGGCTGCCGGCACGTGCTCGGCTCCCCCATCACGCTCCTCCCCGATCGAGCCCCTCCCGACGGCTGCCCGGTCGGGAGCAGGCATGTTGCCGGTGGTCTGATTGGCGAGAGGGTGGTGGCGCCGGTGTCGAAACTGCAGTGGCGCGATTGGCGTGACACGGTAGCTCGGCTGTCGAAAATTATGGTAGCGGTATCAACAAGCAGCCGCCTGCTTGAGCGCCGCCTCGACCGCCGCGATGGCAGGGGCCTAAAGTCAGCGGCCGATCGGCGTGCCTGGTCCAACCTCTCGTCAGCGGCGTAGAACAGGACGTACTCGGCCCATTTCTACTCACAATTCCACGTTCATAACTGGACAGTCCTGCGCTGGGTATACTACACGTAAGAATTTCTTATTTAAGGAGTCATCATGAGCTCGAATGTTCTTACTGTTTCTTCCAAAGGACAGGTTGTGCTACCCGCAAAGCTGCGCAAGGAGCTCTCGATTCAGAGTGGCGACAAACTTGCCGTATACACCTCTGGTGATGTCATTATGCTCAAGAGGATTCAGATGCCAACCGCCGAGGAATTCCACGCCAGGCTGGACGAGGCGCAGGCATGGGCCAAGTCGGTCGGCTACCAGGAGTCTGACGTAGACGACGTCATCAAGTCCGTCAGAGCAAAGAGGCACGCGTGAGAATAGTGATTGACACCAACGTGGTCATCTCAGGAACCTTCTTTGGCGGTAACCCGAGGAAAGTCCTTGAAGCGGTGGTTGAGGGAAAAATC contains:
- a CDS encoding AbrB/MazE/SpoVT family DNA-binding domain-containing protein, translating into MSSNVLTVSSKGQVVLPAKLRKELSIQSGDKLAVYTSGDVIMLKRIQMPTAEEFHARLDEAQAWAKSVGYQESDVDDVIKSVRAKRHA